The Arachis ipaensis cultivar K30076 chromosome B03, Araip1.1, whole genome shotgun sequence region TCAAGTAACAAATTCCCAAGTTCCCCTTCCTGTTCTAGGAAATGATTATGGAAGCATCTTTTCTATGACGTGATAAGAAGCTTAATACTTCTTGATACCATAATGAAGAATTATGGGAAATTATTGTTAGATGGATTTCGtaatttagttttgaatcttactCTTACAGAATAGAACTTCCCAGATGTTATAGTGTAAGGTTCAATAATCATTTCACTTGTAAGTATATTCTTGACTCTGAAAATATAGCAAATATTGGTTTAAAAGAGGCACAAGAGAAGATTTAACAAGGgaaaaaaagatttatttttactttttgatGAAGTTATTATCATAAAATATTGATTATAATTCCATGGATTCATAGGATTTAAGATATTTTATGGTTAAGTGAGTGTACATTTTCAcagtaaattatatgtaaaatcTATAGTTATtgtgttttcttttttaatttttttattgaatgtTTTGTCATTTTAGTTAGTTATGTTTTGGTATGACATGGTGCTCAGGATGACCTTAACAATAAAATTTTTCTGCCACCAAGTTGAATATTGTAGTGGTTGCCTTGTATAATGTATTGTTAGCCAACATGATAGTTTATATTATGTTTTGAATCCTTGTTATTTGGTAATGCATAATGTGCATATTACTATTTACAACTTCCCATCTAATTAATTAATGTCTTGATCCTTTCAAGCTCTTGTGGCTTTTTTCATGTGTCACGTTAATTATATTGAGCTCATGAATAATAATTCTAAAACGATGGAGAGAGATATTCGTATTCATTAATTCTCGTTTGTTGTACATCTTGATGTGGATATTTGGGTCCCGTAATTGATGATAATAATATTAAGTAAAAAGTCCATAACAAGGAGTGGTTAAAGTCCCTATTTCTGATCAGGCCTACATTTCCACATTAGAAGCTTTCATTTGGGGAAGGCATGTAGTTTTTAGTAAAGCTGAGGTTGGCCGATTGTGGTACAGTCTCATCAACATGAGCAATGAGATGTATGATGCTGTTCAACACTATATCATGCCAATTCAGTTTGTGACTGTAATTATGAAACCTAGTGACCTTGAATATCTTATGGATGATAAATTTCTTGTGCACCATATTTTAGCTCCTTGCAAATATGATTTACTGAGAATTTGTTTTGATACACAAAAGGAGGAGTGGGATATTAACTATGATTTCTATCCCTAATCTAGAGAAAGATAGGAGGAACATATCTTATTTGATACCATGATACTAACTTGCCATAAGAAATCTTCTAAGAAGATATGAATAAATCTAAAGGAAACAATAGTATTGAGAAGAGTGTTACAACATCTTAGTAGTGCCTTGGCCCATATATCATATatgatatttaaattaaaaaagtaaGTTGAAGTGATGGTCTCATGAGAAGGTAGGTTAAGCCAAACTGCAAAaccttcaaaattttcaaataagCCAACAAAGCTGAAATGTATGCTTTCAGTTACTATGAATCTGATTTGGTTGATGTTTCTTTAAATTCACGATGGATTGACATGCTTGCATGGAAATCTAAATTCATAGGATTAGTTGAATTACATTTGAATCAAGATTTATTTTGTATACTGTCCACGTGACATTTCATTTCTTAGTCAAAACTCGAtaactttgtttttttttttttgattgaaAATGGATCTTGTGGTTCTAGCGATATTGGCAAGCTGTTAAGGTGATGGTTTGCATTGTGTAACTATTGACTCTAGTATCTTTGTTTACATTTGCATTGTGTGGCTTTAGTGGCATGAGATAAAAGACAAAAtacatttttaaaataaaaagaacagTCAAAATTATCATTATTATGTTACTAAAGTTCTGTCTTTAGATTGTATATTAATGACCTCTTTTAAAtgtaaaagaaaaattgttgacAAAATACATTATTATGCTTGCTCTTGAACCTTCTCAAGGAATTAGCAAATAACTAGATGCCTCAGAATTGATCTACTTGAATTTAAAAGAATATGTACTGGTAGATTTAATATCAAATGCAAGCATGACTCACCGACATTGTTAACCTTCTTAGCTTCAATGAAATTTAGGGCTTTTGTGATGAACATgccttttttattctttatttttctatatcaAGACTTTTGTTTTTCCTTGGATTTTCTTCTCTTTATGGGGAAGGCTTTTTACTGCATGGCGAATATCCTATTTCCCTTCTGGGTATGGTAAGAAAATCCATTATATATTGCTTAACACCACCATTTGCATCATACCTCATTGATGGAACTATTCGTAATTTGTAAATTGACTAGTCTCAGCTTACTGCATACTTTTCTCTAATGGAAGCAAAATAAATTTTGGGTAAAAGTCAGTGCTCGTTGATTTGTGTTTGTCCACTCCTTGTGATAAGCTTTATACACAGTACTTTCATTAGTCAAGGGAGGATCATTTCCCAAAGTTATGGCAATACCTTATTTCCTAAGAACTAGCTCAATATCTTCCTATTGCCCTTTATTGCATGTCAAGAAGCTCAACATGGTTAGCAGTGCCGTTTATAATAAAGCAAGGTGTTACACTGGAATTTATTTGAAGGGAAATATAGAAATACAATAGAATAGTAAAAGACAACAGAAGAACTTTGAGAGTCGTCTTCTCTCCTAGCCTAggcctttccaaatcttttcctaCCTCTCACCTAATCAGCTCTTCCTTTTATTGCCTTCCCTCAAATTAATTATCATAATTAGCATTCAACTCCTACGATTACGCCTCCCTGATTCTCTCATATGACTAATTCAATCATCAATTATTGTCACTTGTGATTACACATTTCTCCTGCCCTATTATTCCTCCCTTTTTTTATTCTAGCTTCTTCTAGAATAATGATAAGGTAAAGGGATTATTTTCTTCCCTGTTTTAGCTGCCTTTGCTACTGactcacctctctctctctctctctctctctctctctctctctctccagggTATGTAACAATACCTTCCCCTTGAAGCATCACCTTGTCCTCAAGGTGAAAGGAAGGAAAGGCTTCTTGAATTGCAGCTGTTGCTTCCCACGAATTCTCGAATTCTCGAATTCTGGAAGGTCCCTCCACTTGATCAACACCTCCAATTTACCAGCCGCATTTTTCCTAACAGCTAGGATTTCTTGGGGTTCAGCTTGTAGTTCATACTCTTCTGTTAGAGTCGTAGGAAGTGGCTGAATCTGAGCAGTGGGCTTGACACACTTCTTCAATAAAGAAACATGGAAGACCGGATGCACCCGAGCTCCTTCCGGTAATTTAAGCTTGTAGGCAACCTGCCCAATCTTCGCAAGAATCTCATAAGGGCCATAGAATCTTGTACTCAGCTTTTGGTTGACCCTTTTTGCCAAGGTCTTCATTCGATAAGGCTGCAGTTTGAGGTACACAAACTCTCCTGGCTCAAAAGTGACGTCCCTCCTCTTCTTATCAGCATATGTCCTCATTCGGTTTTGGGCCCTTTCTAGTTGAAACCTCAATTCATCCAACATCTAATTCCTTTCCTCCATAAGATTTCTTACTTCTTCAACCGCAGCTTTGCCCTGACCCCGCAACAGAACCGGGGTTCCCTTCCATAAAGGGCCTTGAAGGGGGTCATTTTGATCGACCCATGATAATTGGTGTTATACCAATATTCTGCACAATTCAGCCATCAGGGCCATTGCTTTGGCGTAGACCCCGCAAAGCACCTGAGGTAAGTTTCCACGCACTTGTTGACTGCCTCGCTTTGCCCATCCGTTTGGGGATGATGGGCTGAGCTCATCTTTAATGATGTGTCTGCTGCCTTGAAGATTTCGGACCAGAAACCACTCATGGACAGCCGGTCACGGTTGGAAACAATCGATGTAGGGAGCCCATGAAGTCTCACCACTTCTTTCACAAACAGGTCTGCAACTTCCTTTGCTGAATAAGGGTGAGATAAGGGAAAGAAATGAGCGTACTTCGTCATCCTATCAACCACAACGAAGATGGTGTCCTTCTCTTGTGCCTTTGGTAGGCCTCCAATGAAGTCCATAGCTATATCTGGCCAAATATTTGTCGGAAGAGGGAGTGGCTATAGCAGCCCAGCTTGGAGTCAAGGTGGAATGTTTGTTCCTTTGGCATACTTCACATTGTCTCACGTAATCCATGATGGCCTTCTTCATTCCCTCCCAATACAGTACTCCAGCTATCCTCTTATAAGTTCGGAAAAAACTAGAATATCCTCCCAACTTTGTGTCATGGAATTCCTCCAATATCTTGGGAATCAACTTCGAATACCTTGGAATAACCAAATGCCCTTGGTGCAGCAACCTCCCATTTTTAAATGCATATCCAGCAGTAACCTCCTTTCCAAAAATCAGATCTTGCATAATGCTCTTGAGTTTTGGGTCATGTTGCACCTCCTCTTCTAAGTTTGCCCATTCAGCTGAAACCATGGAAACAACAGCAAATTGGAGTTTTCTGGAGAGGGCATCAGCTACTTGGTTGTCTTTCCCTGCCTTGTATTTTATTTCGAAATCAAACCCAAGCAACTTGGTCATCCACTTCTGTTGTTCCTTGCCTCCGATTCTCTGATCAAGAAAGAATTTAAGACTCTTCTGGTCCGTATAAATAGTGAACCGTTGACCCAAGAGGTAATGCCTCCATTTTTGAATTGCCAAGACTATAGCCATCAACTCCCTCTCATAAACAGATTTAGCTTGAGCTTGTTCAGAAAGTTTCTGACTCATGTAAGCCACCGGCCTGCCTTCCTGTAGAAGTACTGCCCCTATTCCCTTCCCGGAAGCATCAGTTTCCACTGCGAAGGGCTTTGAAAATGAAGGGACAGCCAGCACCTTGACTGTCACCATGGCAGTCTTGAGTGCTTCGAAAGCTGCTTGTGCCTCATTACCTCACTTGAATTGATCATTTTTCAGTAGTTGTGTAAGGGGCCAAGCTATGCCTCCATAATTCGTCACGAAACGGGAATAGTAACTGGTTAACCCAAGGAATCCCCTCAACCCTTTGGGGTCCCTTGGAACTGGCCCATCCACCATGTCTTGAACCTTTTTGGGGTCTGCTGCCACTCCTTCTTTGGATATAATGTGACCCAGGTATTCAATATGTTCTTGGGCGAATTTGCATTTCTTCTTATTGAGTTAGAGCTGGTTGCGCCGGAGGACTTCAAAAATCTGCTGCAAATGACCTCAATGTTCTTCCAAACTCAAGCTATAGACGAGTATATCATTGAAAAAAACCACAACAAACTTCCTCAAAAATGGTCACAACACCTGATTCATGAGTACTTGGAAAGTGGAAGGAGCGTTTGTGAGCCTGAAGGGCATCACGAGAAACTCATAGTGTCCTTCATGAATTCGAAAAGCGGTTTTGTGGATGTCATCTTCTCTCATCCTTAGTTGGTGATAGCCGGACTTGAGGTCTAGCTTAGAGAATATGTTTGCATTTCCCAATTCGTCTAGCAGCTCATCAATCACCGGAATTGGGAATTTATCAGCTATGGTCTCTCAATTCAATGCTTGGTAATCTACGCAGAATCGCCAGCCTCCATCTTTCTTTTTAACTAGGATCACCGGACTTGAGAACGGGCTAGTGCTCGGATGTATGATGCCAGAATTCAGCATCTCTTCTACAATTTTCTCAATCTTGGTTTTCTGATATTGTGGCTATCTATAGGATCTGATGCGAGGAATTTCTGACCCTTCCTTCAAGATGATTGCATGGTCCTTCTCGCGTTTGGGTGAGAGGCCTATAGGGGTCTGAAACAAGTCCCCATATTGTTGCAGAAATTGTTTAGCTTCAGCAGAAATCACCTCTTGCTCTCGCTCCTCGGTGGCAGCAACCTTGGTGGTGATAACATAACCCTCCCCATCACTTTTCAGAGCGTGCAAAGTCTTCTTCCATGAAGCCCTGCTTCTGCTCAAGGAAGGATACTTTTTAGTTGCATTTGCCTGCCATCTTGCTTCCAGTTCAATGTTAATTCTCCATAATCTCCCACAAACCTCCCTAGACTCGCCAGCCATCCTGATCCTAACACCACCTCCGAACAACCCAGCTTCATTACAAAGAAGTTTTGGACTATTTGGACCCTTGAATATTCAAGTGAACTCCTTCACAGCCTTCATTCCCCTTTTCCATAGCACCGTTCCCCACCTCCACTTGAAACTCCCTTATCTTTCTCACCGGTAACACCAGCCGCCTAACCATCTCGGTGGCAATGAAATTTGCCGAAGCCCCAGGGTCGATGAGCACCACCACTGTTCTGCCCTGAATCTCCCCTTGAACCTTAAAGGTCTTGTGAGTAGTAAGTCCCCAATAGCTGTATGATGACAATTGCAGCTCTTCCCGTTCAAGTTCCCCTTCATGGGCCTCTTGGTTCATCCCTACGTCTCCTTCTGCATTTTCTCCTAGGAGTATGATTTGATAGTGCTTCATGGAGCACCTATGATCAGGTCCCCACTTCTCTCCACATTTGAAGCACAACCCTTTCCTCTGTCTCTCTGCCCACTCTTCGTTCGAGAGCCTCCGTGTGCCGCTGTTACAAGTCGTCTGCGAATGAGAAGCGCTGCTGCCTCCGTTCGAACTGGTGTTGAAGCCTGTACGAGGAGTAGGGGTGCCTCTGTTTGTGTTGGATCCAATCTCTCCCCTCGATTCGCCTCTGCCGCCGTGGGTGTTGTACTTCGCCGAACTaggatttttgaaaactccaaaTCTAGCTCCCACCGAACCGGATCTGCCTGATCCGCTCCCTTTCGTCAACCCCTCCACCCTCCTGCCGTTAGGGTCAACCCCAGTCTCCTTCCATGCTTGATTTCTCCATTCAATAGCGTAGCTCTATCCATTAAAGCTGGTAAATTATCGAACCGAGCCACCTCCAACTCCAACTCCGCCTGAATTTCCTTTTTCAGTCCATTTGCAAAGATGCACATGAGAGCCTCTGTTCGCAAGTTTCTTTGCGTTCGTGCTGCAGCCTCAAACTCTCACCTATACTGAGCGACGACCTCCACCTGTTTCACCTCTAGTAACGGAGCCATGGGGTTGAGAGCAGCTCCAGGTTGAAAACGTTTCAATAAGTCCTCCTTGAATCGTCTCCATGTCTGAAATGGTGTGTATTCTTCCCACCACTCCATCCATGCGAGAGCCTTTCCCTCCAAAGCAAGAGTGACAAAGTCCATCCTTTCTGTCGGAGCCACCTGGGTGACACGAAAATATCTTTCCATCTTCACCAGCCAGCCATTTGCATCATCTCCTGAGAAGATAGGAATGTCAAGCTTCCTGGTAGGCTCAA contains the following coding sequences:
- the LOC107629828 gene encoding uncharacterized protein LOC107629828 — protein: MVSTRAAMESRLEVLEKQMEEMREAQNRLLEAQNRSFELLSTNLLRQVREMFSQQHHDQGGNGAGGRNGGDGEGSEGRGGGNNEGEIEQRRFEPTRKLDIPIFSGDDANGWLVKMERYFRVTQVAPTERMDFVTLALEGKALAWMEWWEEYTPFQTWRRFKEDLLKRFQPGAALNPMAPLLEVKQVEVVAQYR